A region from the Desulfobacterales bacterium genome encodes:
- a CDS encoding DedA family protein: protein MSSLLTIISDYPKIAYGVVFLISLSESLAFVGILIPGTVLMLGIGVLIATGYLSLKPTIVLAVAGAIAGDGISYWLGRHYHQRLRDLWPFRKHPMMLARGEAFFNRHGGKSILMGRFIGPIRPVIPIVAGMLDMKPSRFIPVNILSGVGWAFAYVLPGVFFGTSLAVVRDVSTRLVVLLFLVAVVLWLAVTLFRRLFFFLAVKGATWLSFLEAWIASDVPVQGVRRYIKRGLIVAF from the coding sequence TTGTCGAGCCTGTTAACCATCATTTCAGACTATCCGAAGATCGCCTATGGCGTGGTGTTTCTCATATCCCTGTCCGAATCGCTGGCCTTTGTCGGGATACTGATCCCCGGAACCGTTCTCATGCTTGGAATCGGAGTCCTCATTGCCACGGGATATCTTTCATTAAAACCGACGATTGTCCTGGCGGTAGCCGGCGCCATTGCCGGGGACGGGATCAGCTACTGGCTCGGTCGGCATTATCACCAGCGGTTAAGGGATCTGTGGCCGTTCAGGAAGCACCCCATGATGCTGGCCCGCGGTGAAGCCTTTTTCAACCGCCATGGCGGGAAAAGCATTCTGATGGGCAGGTTTATCGGGCCCATCAGGCCGGTGATTCCCATCGTGGCCGGCATGCTGGATATGAAGCCGTCAAGGTTCATTCCCGTCAATATTCTGTCGGGCGTCGGCTGGGCCTTTGCCTATGTCCTGCCCGGGGTGTTTTTCGGGACCTCTCTGGCGGTTGTCAGGGACGTCAGCACACGGCTGGTGGTGCTGTTGTTTCTGGTGGCCGTTGTCCTGTGGCTGGCGGTAACCCTTTTCCGGCGGCTTTTCTTTTTTCTCGCCGTAAAAGGGGCAACGTGGCTGTCTTTTCTGGAAGCCTGGATCGCCTCAGATGTCCCTGTCCAAGGGGTCAGGCGTTACATCAAGCGGGGTCTGATCGTTGCCTTTT